One Cryobacterium roopkundense genomic region harbors:
- a CDS encoding acetyl-CoA carboxylase biotin carboxylase subunit translates to MQKLFIANRGEIAVRVIRAARELGVRTVVGASAPDAGSYAATLADEFVIIGPASAGKSYLNQQAVLQAAIDSGCDVLHPGYGFLSENADFARAVTDAGLLWVGPSPESIEMMGNKARARRAADDAGVPTLRGSRGTVTPGDDLLVEAAAIGYPLVVKASAGGGGRGIRLVQAAEDLASTVEVAQAEALAAFGSADVYLERFVARARHVEVQVLGDGENVIHLGDRDCSMQRRQQKIVEEAPAPRLPDEVRERIRASSVELARQCNYRGLGTVEFLYDPETQEAAFIEMNTRLQVEHPVTEMITGLDLVREQLLVAAGGRLRLSQEQVKFRGHAFEFRINAEDPANGFLPSPGTLARVDWPGGPGVRVDSGVVTGSTVAPYYDSLLAKLVVWDSTREQCVARSARALGEVAIDGVKTTLPLLAALLERPELLTVDHHSTFIETTPELLGALV, encoded by the coding sequence ATGCAGAAACTCTTCATCGCCAACCGCGGCGAGATCGCCGTTCGAGTCATCCGTGCCGCCCGCGAACTTGGTGTTCGCACCGTGGTGGGGGCGAGTGCTCCCGATGCCGGTTCCTACGCGGCCACGCTGGCCGACGAGTTCGTCATCATCGGTCCGGCCTCGGCCGGAAAGAGCTACCTCAATCAGCAGGCCGTGCTGCAGGCCGCCATCGACAGCGGATGTGACGTCCTCCACCCCGGGTACGGCTTCCTGTCCGAGAATGCCGACTTCGCCCGCGCGGTGACGGATGCCGGCCTGCTCTGGGTCGGCCCGTCGCCGGAGTCCATCGAGATGATGGGCAACAAGGCCCGCGCTCGCCGCGCGGCCGACGACGCCGGCGTGCCCACCCTGCGTGGCAGCCGGGGAACCGTGACCCCCGGTGACGACCTGCTCGTGGAGGCGGCGGCCATTGGCTACCCCCTCGTGGTCAAGGCCTCAGCCGGCGGCGGCGGTCGCGGCATCCGTCTCGTGCAGGCGGCCGAGGATCTTGCGTCGACCGTTGAGGTGGCCCAGGCCGAGGCGCTCGCCGCGTTCGGCAGTGCCGACGTGTACCTCGAACGGTTCGTGGCGCGCGCCCGCCACGTTGAGGTGCAGGTGCTCGGCGACGGCGAGAACGTGATTCACCTCGGTGATCGGGACTGCTCAATGCAGCGTCGCCAGCAGAAGATCGTAGAAGAGGCCCCGGCGCCCCGGCTGCCCGATGAGGTGCGCGAACGCATCCGTGCCTCTTCGGTGGAGCTTGCACGTCAATGCAACTACCGCGGCCTCGGCACGGTGGAATTCCTCTACGACCCCGAGACGCAGGAGGCGGCGTTCATCGAGATGAACACGCGCCTGCAGGTGGAGCATCCGGTGACGGAGATGATCACCGGACTCGACCTGGTGCGGGAGCAGCTGCTCGTTGCCGCCGGCGGTCGGCTGCGTCTCAGCCAGGAGCAGGTGAAATTTCGCGGGCACGCGTTCGAATTCCGTATCAACGCGGAGGACCCGGCGAACGGCTTTCTGCCGAGCCCGGGCACCCTGGCCCGAGTGGATTGGCCCGGTGGACCGGGCGTGCGGGTTGACTCCGGCGTTGTGACCGGCTCGACGGTGGCGCCGTACTACGACTCGCTGCTGGCCAAGCTCGTGGTCTGGGATTCCACGCGGGAGCAGTGCGTGGCCCGGTCGGCACGCGCCCTCGGCGAGGTGGCGATCGACGGCGTGAAGACCACGCTTCCCCTCCTCGCCGCGCTGCTCGAGAGGCCCGAGCTGCTCACGGTCGATCACCATTCCACCTTCATCGAAACGACCCCCGAGCTGTTGGGGGCGCTCGTATGA
- a CDS encoding acetyl-CoA carboxylase, whose protein sequence is MADILSPLPGIFYRSPSPDKPAFAVPGDIITVGQTLGMVEIMKQFSEVRSDVAGTLVSFSVDDTGTVDPGDVIATITEA, encoded by the coding sequence GTGGCCGACATTCTTTCCCCCCTCCCCGGCATCTTCTACCGCAGCCCCAGCCCGGACAAGCCGGCCTTTGCCGTTCCCGGTGACATCATCACCGTGGGCCAGACCCTCGGCATGGTCGAGATCATGAAGCAGTTCTCCGAGGTGCGCAGCGATGTCGCCGGCACTCTGGTGAGTTTCAGCGTCGACGACACCGGAACGGTCGACCCCGGTGACGTGATCGCCACCATCACGGAGGCTTGA
- the pxpA gene encoding 5-oxoprolinase subunit PxpA: MTNLPIRTPTRTVTINSDLGESLGLHSFGNDLQLMTSVDVANVACGFHSGDPDTLVATVEAAAEHGLAVGAHPGLPDLVGFGRREMKLTPNEVENLILYQVGALTGSLRRFGLKLNHLKPHGSLYGMLSRDAELMHAAANVALLYGVPFYGLAGTQHEAVCRERGVEFVSELYVDLNYGPAGELLIQRRPEPTDPAAAAERVRRALTDGVVEAVDGTLLTFEFDSICVHSDAPNSVAVAAAVRDTLTSLS, encoded by the coding sequence ATGACGAACCTCCCCATCCGCACGCCGACCCGCACGGTCACCATCAATTCCGACCTGGGGGAATCGCTCGGACTGCACTCGTTCGGCAACGACCTCCAGCTCATGACGAGCGTCGACGTGGCCAACGTGGCCTGCGGCTTCCACTCCGGAGATCCCGACACCCTGGTGGCTACCGTGGAGGCCGCCGCCGAGCACGGACTCGCCGTGGGCGCGCATCCGGGCCTTCCCGACCTCGTGGGATTCGGTCGCCGTGAGATGAAACTCACTCCCAACGAGGTCGAAAACCTCATCCTCTACCAGGTGGGGGCGCTCACCGGCTCTTTGCGCCGGTTCGGTCTGAAGCTCAATCACCTCAAACCGCACGGCTCGCTCTACGGCATGCTGTCCCGCGACGCCGAGCTCATGCATGCGGCGGCGAATGTGGCGTTGCTCTACGGGGTTCCCTTCTACGGCCTCGCCGGCACCCAGCATGAAGCGGTGTGCCGCGAGCGCGGCGTCGAGTTCGTGAGCGAACTCTATGTGGACCTCAACTACGGGCCCGCCGGCGAACTGCTCATCCAGCGTCGGCCGGAGCCGACCGATCCGGCCGCGGCTGCTGAACGTGTGCGCCGTGCGCTCACCGACGGCGTGGTCGAAGCGGTTGACGGCACTCTCCTCACCTTCGAGTTCGACAGCATCTGTGTGCACTCCGATGCCCCCAACTCCGTTGCCGTCGCGGCCGCCGTGCGCGACACCCTCACTTCCCTCTCCTGA
- a CDS encoding SDR family NAD(P)-dependent oxidoreductase, translated as MIERKQRHRATDGRGVVVTGGNSGIGAAIADAFRANGDRVIVLDRSGTGAEVIRVDVSKEDSVRVAFAEARARLGTIDVLVNSAGLLTESPLQNMTLAMWNETLSVDLTGVFLCCREVVGEMREQKWGRIINIASQLATKGGTGLSHYAAAKAGVVALTKSLALEVAGDNVLVNSIAPGPIETPLVDGISEDWKIAKRAELPLGRFGQPEEVAPTAVLLASEPGGNLFVGQTLGPNSGDVMQ; from the coding sequence ATGATCGAGCGGAAGCAGCGTCATCGCGCGACGGACGGCCGTGGGGTCGTCGTCACCGGCGGCAACAGCGGAATCGGAGCCGCAATCGCCGATGCCTTCCGCGCCAACGGCGACCGGGTGATCGTGCTGGATCGCTCCGGCACCGGCGCGGAGGTGATCCGCGTCGACGTGTCCAAGGAGGACAGCGTGCGGGTCGCTTTCGCCGAGGCACGCGCCCGGCTGGGCACGATCGACGTGCTGGTGAACAGCGCCGGGCTGCTCACCGAGTCGCCGCTGCAGAACATGACGCTCGCCATGTGGAACGAAACGCTGTCGGTGGACCTCACCGGTGTGTTCCTGTGCTGCCGAGAGGTGGTGGGGGAGATGCGCGAACAGAAATGGGGCCGCATCATCAACATCGCCTCCCAGCTGGCCACGAAGGGCGGAACCGGGCTCAGTCACTACGCGGCGGCCAAGGCCGGAGTCGTGGCCCTCACCAAGTCCCTCGCGCTCGAAGTGGCAGGCGACAACGTGCTCGTGAACAGCATCGCACCGGGCCCGATCGAGACGCCGCTCGTGGACGGCATCTCCGAAGACTGGAAGATCGCCAAGCGGGCCGAACTGCCGCTGGGCAGATTCGGCCAGCCGGAGGAGGTCGCTCCTACGGCGGTGCTCCTGGCGAGTGAACCCGGCGGCAACCTCTTTGTTGGCCAGACGCTGGGACCCAATTCCGGCGACGTCATGCAGTAG
- a CDS encoding SDR family NAD(P)-dependent oxidoreductase: protein MSDASVAIITGAASGIGRALAVHYAGRGVRSIIGTFPGDPHDPEETLALVTDAGGQAVVHEVDVRSTASVDAFAQRAITEYGRLDYAVANAGILRNSPLSEMTDTRWTDMLDVDLTGVLRTLRAGAERMSAGGSMVAVSSIAGAVYGWEGHAHYAAAKAGVLGLIRSVAVELGPQGIRANAVIPGLIETPQSLDPVNSLGPDGLTRAGGDIPWGRVGTAAEVASVISFLTSADAGYVTGQSIIVDGGLTVKMRA, encoded by the coding sequence TTGTCTGACGCTTCGGTAGCCATCATCACCGGGGCGGCGAGCGGTATCGGCCGAGCGCTCGCCGTTCATTACGCCGGGCGGGGCGTGCGCAGCATCATCGGGACCTTTCCCGGAGACCCGCACGATCCGGAAGAGACCTTGGCTCTGGTGACCGATGCCGGTGGCCAAGCCGTCGTCCACGAGGTGGACGTGCGCAGCACGGCATCCGTCGACGCCTTCGCCCAGCGGGCGATCACGGAGTATGGCCGCCTCGACTACGCCGTGGCCAACGCGGGGATCCTGCGAAACTCGCCCCTCAGCGAGATGACCGATACGCGCTGGACCGACATGCTCGACGTGGACCTCACCGGGGTGCTGCGCACGCTGCGCGCCGGGGCCGAACGCATGAGCGCGGGGGGATCGATGGTGGCTGTTTCGTCCATCGCCGGTGCCGTGTACGGCTGGGAAGGGCACGCGCACTATGCCGCGGCGAAGGCCGGTGTTCTCGGCCTCATCCGCAGCGTGGCCGTGGAGCTCGGACCCCAGGGCATCCGCGCCAACGCGGTGATTCCCGGTCTGATCGAGACCCCTCAGTCGCTCGACCCGGTGAATTCGCTGGGCCCGGACGGCCTCACCCGCGCGGGTGGAGACATTCCCTGGGGTCGAGTCGGCACCGCGGCCGAGGTGGCGAGCGTGATCTCGTTCCTCACCTCGGCGGATGCCGGGTACGTCACCGGGCAGTCGATCATCGTCGACGGCGGACTCACCGTGAAGATGCGCGCGTAA
- a CDS encoding MFS transporter yields MKLKKPPTLDLTVPAPNEKRRFPSFTVKQTRTATILALLAWTVAVFDYGLFGTLLPAMQESFGWTAPEAYAVNTWIAVGTAIVCFGIGPVIDRLGRRKGMMVTVGGTAIVSGLTAIIPVGMAFFSSFLLVIVRSFGGLGFSEQAVNATYMNEVYQVTEDEKKKKRPGFSYSFIQGGWPLGFLLASALALAFLPTLGWRALYVMATIPAILIVWVIARKLKETPQFELHSELARLDKAGRTEEAHLLAGSYGVEHSSTAPLKLIWAPNLRRNTIVFSLAWIFNFMGIMIFSILGSSVLKNAKGVELSDAFWMLIIINALAYFGYVFHGWLGDKIGRKRTIITGWILASVAFTIMLSPLADNPVTIVASFGAGLFFLVGPYAAIQYFMAECYPVSCRATGTAFIGAMSQPGIVIGGALFTAVAAGANTGTAALWVGALGTLISGLLMFAAKPMAEVTLAVEPEGRLESELV; encoded by the coding sequence ATGAAACTGAAGAAACCCCCCACCCTCGATCTGACGGTCCCCGCCCCCAACGAGAAGCGTCGCTTCCCGTCGTTCACCGTGAAACAGACTCGCACCGCCACCATATTGGCGCTGTTGGCATGGACAGTGGCGGTCTTTGACTACGGACTCTTCGGAACGCTGCTGCCCGCCATGCAGGAATCATTCGGCTGGACCGCGCCGGAAGCCTACGCGGTCAACACCTGGATCGCCGTGGGAACGGCGATCGTCTGCTTCGGGATCGGTCCGGTCATCGACCGTCTCGGCCGACGCAAGGGCATGATGGTGACCGTGGGCGGCACCGCCATCGTCTCCGGCCTGACCGCCATCATCCCCGTGGGCATGGCATTCTTCAGCAGCTTCCTGCTGGTGATCGTGCGCTCCTTCGGCGGCCTCGGCTTCTCGGAGCAGGCCGTCAACGCCACCTACATGAACGAGGTGTACCAGGTCACCGAAGACGAAAAGAAGAAGAAGCGCCCCGGCTTCAGCTACTCCTTCATCCAGGGTGGCTGGCCGCTCGGATTCCTGCTCGCGAGTGCACTCGCCCTTGCATTCCTGCCCACCCTCGGCTGGCGCGCGCTCTACGTGATGGCCACGATTCCCGCCATCCTGATCGTGTGGGTCATCGCCCGCAAGCTCAAGGAAACCCCGCAGTTCGAGCTGCACAGCGAACTAGCCCGCCTCGACAAGGCCGGACGCACCGAGGAAGCCCACCTGCTCGCCGGGTCCTACGGCGTGGAGCACTCCTCTACCGCACCGCTCAAGCTCATCTGGGCTCCCAACCTGCGCCGCAATACCATCGTCTTCTCGCTCGCCTGGATCTTTAACTTCATGGGCATCATGATCTTCAGCATCCTGGGCAGCTCCGTGCTGAAAAACGCCAAGGGCGTAGAACTCTCCGACGCCTTCTGGATGCTGATCATCATCAACGCGCTTGCCTACTTCGGCTACGTGTTCCACGGCTGGCTCGGCGACAAGATCGGTCGCAAGCGAACCATCATCACCGGCTGGATCCTCGCCTCGGTCGCCTTCACCATCATGTTGAGTCCTCTCGCCGACAACCCGGTCACCATTGTGGCCAGCTTCGGCGCCGGCCTCTTCTTCCTCGTTGGCCCGTACGCGGCTATTCAGTACTTCATGGCGGAGTGCTACCCGGTGAGCTGCCGGGCCACGGGCACGGCGTTCATCGGCGCAATGAGCCAGCCCGGAATTGTCATCGGTGGCGCCCTGTTCACCGCTGTCGCGGCAGGCGCCAACACCGGAACCGCCGCCCTGTGGGTGGGAGCGCTCGGCACCCTCATCTCGGGTCTGCTCATGTTCGCTGCCAAGCCGATGGCCGAGGTCACCCTTGCCGTCGAGCCGGAAGGCCGGTTGGAGTCCGAGCTTGTCTGA
- a CDS encoding polysaccharide deacetylase family protein: protein MKKDIQIAFGVDVDAVAGMLGSYGGEDSPCDISRGMFSGEVGGPRLIRLFDKYDLPATWFVPGHSIETFPELTKMIVAAGHEIGVHGYSHENPIAMTREQETSILDRSIDLIESVSGKRPTGYVAPWWEFSSVTNEILLERGIKYDHSLMHKDFEPYYVRVGDSWKKIDYAKDAQTWMEPLIRGTETDLVEIPANWYLDDLPPMMFIKASPNSHGFVNPRDIEQMWKDQFDWVYREMDQAVFTMTIHPDVSGRPQVLLMLERLIEHFNSYEGVSWNTFDQIADSFLARSPRKVTSA from the coding sequence ATGAAGAAAGACATCCAGATCGCATTCGGAGTCGACGTCGACGCCGTTGCCGGCATGCTCGGTTCCTACGGCGGTGAGGATTCCCCGTGCGACATCTCCCGAGGCATGTTCAGCGGCGAGGTCGGGGGACCCCGGCTCATCCGTCTGTTCGACAAGTACGACCTGCCGGCGACCTGGTTCGTACCGGGACACTCGATCGAGACCTTCCCCGAACTCACGAAGATGATCGTGGCCGCCGGCCACGAAATCGGCGTGCACGGGTACTCCCACGAGAACCCGATCGCCATGACGCGGGAACAGGAAACCTCCATCCTCGACCGCTCGATTGACCTCATCGAGAGCGTTTCGGGCAAGCGTCCCACGGGATACGTCGCGCCGTGGTGGGAGTTCTCCTCTGTGACCAACGAGATCCTGCTGGAGCGTGGCATCAAGTACGACCACTCGCTCATGCACAAGGACTTCGAGCCCTACTACGTGCGGGTCGGCGACAGCTGGAAGAAGATCGACTACGCCAAGGACGCCCAGACCTGGATGGAACCTCTCATCCGCGGCACGGAGACCGACCTGGTAGAGATTCCGGCCAACTGGTACCTCGATGACCTGCCGCCGATGATGTTCATCAAGGCCTCACCGAACTCGCACGGTTTCGTGAACCCCCGCGACATCGAGCAGATGTGGAAAGACCAGTTCGACTGGGTCTACCGCGAAATGGACCAGGCGGTCTTCACCATGACCATCCACCCCGACGTCTCCGGACGCCCGCAGGTGCTGCTCATGCTCGAGCGCCTGATTGAGCACTTCAACTCCTACGAAGGCGTCAGCTGGAACACCTTCGACCAGATTGCCGATTCATTCCTCGCACGTTCCCCGAGAAAGGTCACCTCCGCATGA
- a CDS encoding asparaginase: MTNREGTHVVLLATGGTISSRARTADEGAVIAADTGAQLIASLEADPGYPVRVVDVACEGSYLLTFADMTTICAQIATALADPTVRGIVVTHGTDTMEETAYLADLIHDSVSPVVFTGAQKSADAVEPDGPGNLAKAIAVAGAPEAAGHGVLIAFAGEIFPIQGVRKAQTFALDAFANPDFGRVGLVTAAGRVTISSREERFPPLPLPVVASDESHRVDVVSAYPGADGTLLRASVAAGARGIVLQATGSGNANHALCQAVAEATKSGTVVVISTRVSAGPVVPVYGAGGGRDLVSAGAIPSGLLRPSQSMILLSLLLHLGRDAAAVAQAFARYGALRSHGAQ; the protein is encoded by the coding sequence ATGACAAATCGCGAGGGCACCCACGTCGTGCTGCTGGCAACCGGCGGCACCATCTCGTCGCGGGCTCGTACCGCTGACGAGGGCGCCGTCATTGCCGCAGATACCGGTGCCCAACTCATCGCCAGTCTCGAGGCCGATCCCGGCTATCCCGTGCGGGTCGTCGACGTGGCCTGCGAGGGGTCCTACCTGCTGACCTTCGCCGACATGACCACGATCTGTGCTCAGATCGCGACTGCGCTGGCCGATCCGACGGTACGCGGCATCGTTGTCACGCACGGCACCGACACCATGGAGGAGACGGCCTATCTGGCGGACCTCATCCACGACAGCGTGAGCCCGGTGGTCTTCACCGGCGCGCAGAAGTCCGCCGATGCCGTGGAACCCGACGGGCCCGGGAACCTTGCGAAGGCCATCGCGGTCGCCGGGGCGCCCGAAGCGGCCGGCCACGGAGTGCTCATCGCGTTTGCGGGAGAGATCTTCCCCATCCAGGGCGTGCGCAAAGCCCAGACATTCGCCCTCGATGCGTTCGCCAACCCGGATTTCGGTCGGGTCGGGCTCGTCACCGCGGCCGGCCGCGTCACCATCAGCTCCCGCGAAGAGCGTTTCCCGCCGCTGCCGCTGCCCGTCGTCGCGAGCGACGAGTCCCATCGGGTCGACGTGGTCTCGGCATACCCGGGGGCAGACGGCACCCTGCTCAGGGCATCCGTTGCCGCCGGGGCGCGTGGCATCGTGTTGCAGGCGACGGGCAGCGGCAACGCCAACCACGCCCTGTGCCAAGCAGTCGCCGAAGCGACGAAGAGCGGCACGGTCGTCGTGATCAGCACTCGTGTGAGCGCCGGCCCGGTCGTTCCCGTGTACGGCGCGGGCGGCGGACGGGACCTGGTTTCGGCGGGAGCGATCCCGTCGGGCCTGCTGCGGCCCTCACAGTCCATGATCCTGCTGAGTCTGCTGCTTCACCTCGGACGAGACGCCGCCGCCGTGGCACAGGCTTTCGCCCGTTACGGTGCCCTGCGCAGCCACGGCGCCCAGTAG
- a CDS encoding LacI family DNA-binding transcriptional regulator produces the protein MTNRKPRPAAVTLKDLAAELGLHPSTVSRILHAEGDTARGAAAPATAQRVRDLARAVGYSPDPQAKSLRTRQTHLLGVIVPRLSDLVLAVMYEGIEEAADAAGYSTFVMNSLDNAEMQRRKTDIMLSRRVDGLIFGDAHLDGDILTELAEQNVKFVLMNRAVQGFPSATCDDALGGTLVAQHLWDRGHRVVSVIAGEPYASTAVDRTSGFVTRWKALGGEIPEAALVWSRFDTIGGRIAAETILSDVAHKPSAIFAVNDFAAIGAMGAATEHGLLVGRDLAIVGFNDTSLAAQLPISLSSVRSPMTEIGRTAVQMLLATINGGPVESVRLAPTLVVRESSAFQRT, from the coding sequence ATGACAAACCGAAAGCCGCGTCCCGCAGCTGTCACCCTGAAGGACCTGGCCGCCGAGCTCGGCCTGCATCCATCCACGGTTTCCCGGATCCTGCATGCGGAAGGCGACACCGCACGCGGCGCCGCGGCGCCGGCCACCGCACAGCGCGTGCGCGACCTGGCCCGCGCGGTGGGTTACTCCCCCGATCCACAGGCGAAGAGCCTTCGGACGCGCCAAACACATCTGCTCGGGGTCATCGTTCCCCGACTCTCAGACCTCGTACTGGCCGTGATGTACGAGGGCATCGAAGAAGCAGCGGACGCCGCCGGTTACTCCACGTTCGTGATGAACTCTCTCGACAACGCTGAAATGCAGCGCCGCAAAACCGACATCATGCTCTCCCGGCGGGTCGACGGACTAATCTTCGGGGACGCCCACCTCGACGGCGACATCCTCACCGAGCTCGCGGAGCAGAACGTGAAATTCGTGCTCATGAACCGAGCGGTCCAGGGCTTTCCGTCGGCCACCTGCGATGACGCGCTTGGTGGCACGCTGGTCGCGCAACACTTGTGGGACAGAGGCCATCGCGTGGTTTCAGTCATCGCCGGAGAGCCCTACGCCAGCACCGCCGTCGATCGCACAAGTGGATTTGTCACGCGATGGAAGGCCCTGGGCGGCGAGATCCCGGAGGCTGCACTCGTGTGGTCCCGCTTTGACACGATTGGGGGGCGCATTGCGGCCGAAACCATCCTCAGCGACGTCGCGCACAAGCCCAGTGCCATCTTCGCGGTGAACGACTTCGCGGCCATCGGCGCCATGGGGGCCGCCACCGAACACGGTCTTCTCGTCGGTCGAGACCTGGCCATCGTAGGCTTCAACGACACCTCTCTTGCCGCCCAACTTCCCATTAGCCTTTCGTCAGTGCGGTCTCCCATGACGGAAATAGGCCGCACCGCCGTGCAGATGCTCCTTGCCACGATCAACGGTGGCCCTGTCGAGTCCGTTCGTCTTGCGCCGACGCTGGTAGTGCGCGAAAGCAGTGCATTCCAACGAACCTAA
- a CDS encoding VOC family protein: MTTHQISLGAINLEAQNPTTLAKFWASVTGAMPSPGGNSVYLPPVGPGGFAMFFQPLTAKRPEHQASHLDLTVPWESRQAEVARLISLGAVFEWDVLDEYPHVQWTTLADVEGNLFCVAEHPPAEH, from the coding sequence ATGACCACTCATCAGATCAGCCTCGGTGCGATCAACCTGGAAGCTCAGAATCCAACCACGCTGGCCAAGTTTTGGGCGTCTGTCACCGGCGCTATGCCTTCTCCCGGTGGGAACAGTGTCTATCTGCCACCTGTCGGCCCCGGAGGTTTCGCGATGTTCTTCCAACCCTTGACCGCTAAACGCCCCGAACATCAGGCATCCCACCTGGACCTAACTGTCCCTTGGGAGTCACGACAGGCCGAGGTCGCGCGTCTCATCAGTCTCGGTGCCGTCTTCGAATGGGATGTCCTGGACGAATACCCGCACGTGCAGTGGACCACTCTTGCCGATGTGGAGGGCAACCTCTTCTGCGTGGCCGAACACCCACCCGCAGAACACTAG
- the gltX gene encoding glutamate--tRNA ligase: MSEITAHPFSTATGTDVRVRFCPSPTGTPHVGLIRTAMFNWAYARHTGGKMIFRIEDTDAARDSEESYGQIIEGLRWLRLDWDEGVEVGGPHGPYRQSERYDIYRDVIAQLTASGHIYESFATGEEIEARNVSLGRDPKMGYDNFERDLSAEQKAAYRADGRSPALRLRVPDTELSFDDLVRGEITFPAGSFSDFVVVRPNGHPLYPFVNPVDDALMGVTHVLRGEDLLSSTPRQIALYHALIDIGVTTFVPRFGHLPFVLGDKNKKMSKREPESNLFHHRDRGFIPEGLLNYLALLGWSISHDRDVFSIEELVAKFDVKDVNPNPARFDQKKAESINGDQIRLLEAADFAERVVPYLAAADVLSEPASDADRAVLAQAAPLIQERIALLGEAPAMLGFLFVTGENLVHEADALKSLPQTAAEILAASSTALRAIPEPDWATDRVHTVLNGTLLDGLALKPRVAFGPLRVAVSGRKVSPPLFESMEILGQAETLARLDRLAQVVGTSAD; this comes from the coding sequence ATGTCTGAGATCACTGCACACCCCTTCTCCACCGCCACCGGAACCGACGTTCGAGTGCGGTTCTGCCCCTCGCCCACCGGAACTCCGCACGTGGGACTCATCCGCACGGCCATGTTCAACTGGGCTTACGCGCGCCACACCGGCGGCAAGATGATCTTCCGTATTGAAGACACCGACGCCGCCCGCGACAGCGAGGAAAGCTACGGCCAGATCATCGAGGGGCTGCGCTGGTTGCGCCTCGACTGGGATGAGGGCGTCGAGGTGGGCGGCCCTCACGGACCGTACCGCCAGTCCGAGCGCTACGACATCTACCGCGACGTCATTGCGCAGCTCACGGCCTCCGGTCATATCTACGAGAGCTTCGCCACCGGCGAAGAGATCGAGGCGCGCAACGTGTCGCTCGGCCGCGACCCGAAAATGGGCTATGACAACTTTGAGCGCGACCTGAGCGCCGAGCAGAAGGCGGCCTACCGAGCGGACGGACGCTCTCCTGCCCTCCGACTGCGGGTGCCCGACACCGAACTGTCGTTCGATGATCTCGTGCGCGGCGAGATCACGTTCCCAGCCGGATCGTTCAGCGACTTCGTGGTCGTGCGGCCCAACGGGCATCCGCTCTATCCCTTCGTCAACCCCGTGGACGACGCGCTGATGGGCGTCACCCACGTGTTGCGCGGTGAAGATTTGCTCTCGTCGACACCCCGCCAGATTGCGCTGTACCACGCCCTGATCGACATTGGCGTGACAACCTTCGTGCCGCGCTTCGGTCACCTGCCCTTCGTTCTCGGTGACAAGAACAAGAAGATGAGCAAGCGCGAGCCGGAGTCGAACCTGTTCCACCACCGCGACCGCGGTTTCATCCCCGAGGGCCTGCTGAACTACTTGGCCCTGCTCGGCTGGTCGATCTCGCACGATCGCGACGTGTTCTCGATCGAGGAGCTTGTCGCCAAATTCGACGTGAAAGACGTCAACCCGAATCCGGCGCGCTTCGACCAGAAGAAGGCCGAGTCGATCAACGGCGACCAGATTCGCCTGCTCGAGGCCGCGGACTTCGCCGAACGCGTCGTCCCCTACCTTGCTGCAGCGGACGTGCTCAGCGAGCCGGCTAGCGACGCCGACCGGGCTGTTCTCGCGCAGGCCGCACCGCTCATCCAGGAGCGCATCGCGCTTCTCGGCGAGGCGCCCGCGATGCTCGGCTTCCTCTTCGTCACTGGGGAGAACCTTGTGCACGAAGCGGATGCCCTCAAGTCGCTTCCGCAGACCGCCGCGGAGATCCTCGCCGCGTCGAGCACGGCGCTGCGTGCCATTCCCGAGCCAGACTGGGCCACGGATCGCGTGCACACAGTGCTCAACGGGACCCTCCTCGACGGCCTCGCCCTGAAGCCCCGGGTGGCCTTTGGCCCGCTCAGAGTGGCCGTCTCCGGTCGCAAGGTGTCGCCGCCGCTGTTCGAATCCATGGAAATCCTGGGCCAGGCGGAAACCCTCGCGCGTCTCGATCGACTGGCACAGGTCGTGGGCACGAGCGCAGACTAG